One genomic segment of Hordeum vulgare subsp. vulgare chromosome 2H, MorexV3_pseudomolecules_assembly, whole genome shotgun sequence includes these proteins:
- the LOC123428094 gene encoding phosphatidylinositol/phosphatidylcholine transfer protein SFH6-like → MSVRRRSESTEGLFLFDERKDRRSDVENSEDERRRLSIGGSLKKKALNASSKLTHSLKKRGKRKVEHRASSFTIEDVRDEEEERAVFTFQQELLSRNLLCDKQNDYHMLLRFLKARKFDTEKAIHMWAEMLQWRKEFGADTILEDFDFEELDEVLSYYPQGYHGVDRQGRPVYIERLGKVDPNKLMNITTVDRYIKYHVQEFERAFLDKFPACSIAAKRHIDSTTTILDVEGVGFKNFSKTAREMLTRMQKIDSDYYPETLHQMFVVNAGGGFKLLWNSVKGFLDPKTVSKIHVLGTKFQSKLLEVIDGSQLPEFLGGTCTCAGEGGCLKSNKGPWNDPNIMKVAHNKEAKFVRHTRRLSEIEQRRGSFARLHLLKGRNSDTSTAESGSDVDDLGSPMMRSTLGCSRLAPVREEMQMRARESAAYYSCDDHFVVVDKTVDYGRGGSMPDKSSAPEVRVQAQPLGTQNTPGSSRNSHGILVPKEIPEEGKFYRFLRLLLVLVVRVFTFLSTVCSQPETAMVNNPLPPAPEFEPISGDHPAVEAFSMDRVSPVIERLQKLEGRVDELGSKPPEIPVEKERSLLDSWDRIKCIESDLERTKKVLQATVMKQLEIADSIDEVILSNLHRRRFCA, encoded by the exons ATGTCAG TGCGGCGACGGTCAGAGAGCACGGAGGGTCTGTTCTTATTCGACGAGCGAAAAGATCGGAGGTCAGACGTGGAGAACTCGGAGGATGAGAGGAGAAGGCTGTCCATCGGCGGGTCACTCAAGAAGAAAGCGCTAAATGCGTCAAGCAAGCTTACGCATTCGCTCAAGAAGCGGGGGAAGAGGAAGGTGGAGCATCGGGCTTCTTCCTTCACAATTGAAGATGTcagagacgaggaggaggaacgcGCCGTGTTCACATTTCAGCAAGAGCTTTTGAGCAGGAACTTGCTGTGTGACAAGCAAAATGACTATCACATGTTGCTGAG GTTTTTGAAGGCAAGGAAATTTGATACTGAGAAAGCCATTCATATGTGGGCTGAGATGCTCCAATGGAGAAAAGAATTCGGTGCGGATACAATACTCGAG GATTTTGATTTTGAAGAGCTAGACGAGGTGCTCTCCTACTATCCTCAGGGTTACCATGGAGTTGACAGGCAAGGAAGGCCAGTATACATCGAGAGATTAGGGAAAGTTGACCCGAATAAACTGATGAATATCACTACAGTTGACCGCTACATCAAGTATCATGTGCAAGAGTTTGAGAGAGCCTTCTTGGACAAGTTTCCAGCATGCTCCATCGCGGCGAAAAGGCATATTGATTCTACAACCACTATACTTGATGTTGAAGGCGTG GGTTTCAAGAACTTCAGCAAGACAGCAAGGGAAATGCTAACTAGGATGCAAAAAATAGACAGTGATTATTATCCTGAG ACACTGCATCAGATGTTTGTCGTAAATGCTGGCGGTGGTTTTAAGCTACTATGGAATTCAGTGAAAGGTTTTCTTGACCCTAAAACAGTCTCAAAGATACAT GTTTTGGGAACAAAATTCCAAAGCAAGCTTCTTGAAGTTATAGATGGAAG CCAACTTCCTGAATTTTTGGGCGGAACATGCACTTGTGCTGGTGAGGGAGGATGTCTCAAGTCTAACAAAGGTCCATGGAATGATCCTAACATCATGAAG GTTGCACATAACAAAGAAGCAAAGTTCGTAAGGCATACAAGACGCTTATCTGAGATCGAGCAACGAAGGGGTTCATTTGCTAGGCTACATCTTTTGAAG GGTAGAAACAGTGACACGTCAACAGCTGAGTCAGGATCAGATGTTGATGATCTAGGTTCTCCTATGATGAGAAGCACATTGGGGTGCAGTCGATTAGCTCCAGTTCGTGAAGAA ATGCAGATGAGAGCACGAGAATCTGCGGCTTATTACAGTTGCGATGATCACTTTGTGGTGGTGGACAAAACAGTCGATTATGGAAGAGGAGGATCAATGCCAGATAAAAGTAGTGCCCCGGAAGTAAGAGTACAAGCCCAGCCTTTAGGCACACAAAACACTCCag GTTCTTCAAGAAACAGTCATGGTATACTAGTACCCAAAGAGATTCCGGAGGAAGGGAAATTCTATCGTTTTCTCAGATTACTGCTGGTTCTGGTTGTTAGAGTTTTTACCTTCTTAAGCACAGTATGCAGTCAGCCAGAGACAGCGATGGTCAACAACCCACTACCTCCAGCTCCTGAGTTTGAACCCATCTCTGGTGATCATCCAGCAGTTGAAGCGTTCAGTATGGACCGTGTCAGTCCTGTCATTGAGCGCCTTCAGAAGCTCGAGGGTCGGGTCGATGAGCTCGGCAGTAAGCCCCCAGAGATTCCCGTGGAGAaagaacgctccctcttggattcATGGGATAGGATCAAATGTATTGAATCTGACCTCGAAAGGACAAAGAAA GTGCTGCAGGCTACTGTGATGAAACAACTGGAAATTGCAGACTCAATAGACGAAGTTATCTTGTCAAATCTGCAT AGACGAAGATTTTGTGCGTGA